The following proteins come from a genomic window of Nostoc sp. ATCC 53789:
- a CDS encoding HupE/UreJ family protein: MFKRKLSEFRASQEFYTSRLMDRHIGAIAALILISLLSSWSGTPDSHTITTWWEGFLWGLADPVIALDCLVGIVAIGLLSSMFVRGAAIAGCFALAAILGIVIHLFQLNFPGIEIAIAISTIVFSTMLMMPNQPNFVVLALMGISAGLFQGYTVADSIIGAGMFPLIAYIVGMTLTLFVVAMSAREIGGAMGMGEINRTLPWKISIAGFAFCAIGIVFLSNSIS, translated from the coding sequence TTCAAAAGGAAATTATCAGAATTCCGTGCTTCACAGGAATTTTACACATCAAGGTTAATGGATCGCCATATTGGAGCGATCGCAGCTTTAATTTTAATTAGCTTACTGAGTTCATGGAGTGGAACGCCAGATAGTCATACCATCACTACCTGGTGGGAAGGCTTTCTCTGGGGATTGGCAGATCCAGTAATTGCCTTAGATTGTTTGGTGGGGATTGTTGCTATTGGCTTACTGTCATCTATGTTTGTTCGTGGCGCTGCGATCGCTGGATGTTTTGCCTTAGCAGCAATTTTGGGCATTGTAATTCATCTATTCCAGCTAAATTTTCCAGGCATAGAAATAGCGATCGCTATTTCTACCATCGTTTTTAGTACTATGCTGATGATGCCAAATCAACCAAACTTTGTGGTACTTGCTCTGATGGGTATCAGTGCTGGTTTATTTCAGGGTTACACTGTTGCTGATTCTATTATCGGGGCAGGAATGTTCCCACTAATTGCCTATATAGTAGGTATGACATTGACTCTGTTTGTGGTTGCCATGAGCGCCAGAGAAATTGGCGGTGCAATGGGTATGGGAGAAATAAACCGGACTCTACCCTGGAAAATTAGCATTGCTGGCTTCGCTTTCTGCGCGATCGGCATCGTGTTTTTGAGTAATTCGATCAGCTAA